Genomic DNA from Alkalihalobacterium alkalinitrilicum:
CTGTTAATGCGGCTTCTACGGCTTCGATCGACTCCTCATCAGCAGGCTTATTAACTTGTCCATTAGCAACGGGTTGAAATTGTCTCGGCTCATAAATCACTTCTTTTATAGTATCAGGGAATTGAGGGCTTTCAACTCGATTTAAGACTACATCAGCGACGGCAACTTTTCCTTCGAAAGGTTCAGTTTGGGCTTCAGCTCGTACAATTCTAGCTAGTAGATCGAGCTCTTCTTCAGAGAAGTTTATTTCTATTTGACTTGATTTATTAGAGTCGTTTTTCTCCTTTTTAGGTTCAGAAGAAATACGTGTTGTTTCTTTTATATTAATGTGCTGACCGACAATAATCAGATCCAGATTTTTAATTTGTGGGTTAGCGTTCGCTAATTCTTTTAATGTTAAACCATGTTCCTGTGCAATTTTCGTCATTGTATCTCCTTTTTCAACCGAATAACCAAAAGCAGGTGCAGCAAAAGATAGAGCCGCTAGTAATGTTAATACAAATATTAGCTTTTTCATTTAATAGTCCTCCTAGTTAATATAGTAATTTGGGAGCCTTATGTAACTCTACAACTCTATTCCTATGAAAGAATGAAATAGAATAGTATTACAATATGTTTACATAGAGATTACAGTGGAGTATAAATTGGTAGTTTTGAGGATAATTAGTGATATGAAAAAGAGAGAAAATGAGTGATCTGTAAGGCGTGGTAGAGTAACGAGTTGTGAATCAAAACTTCTTTACGGGGATGGAATCATTGTCTTGTAAAAACTCAGTATTAATGCATTAAGATAGAAAAATGGACCCAAGAGAAGTGGTAGAGTAGTGGGGGGGAGAAGAGATAAAGATGATTTAATACGTTAATGAAGAAGCTGCCCCATCCATATGTACGTTCCTCTTATTTAAACAATATAATGATTGTTGCAATGGGCTTGCATCAAAATATTGTCGGTTGAGGTGCATGGCCGTGGTTTTTGGGACAGCTTTTTGTAAACGTTTGTTATTAGTTTTTTTCACTTTCATCCTGCTCGAATACTGCAGCAGTCAAAAGGGGGAGCTACTATAGTCTTCATTAGTCTCTAAAGTAAAGAATTGAAAAATGATCATATCCGTATTTCGATCGATAAAACCAATTTATATTTTAAAATCCATTATTCGTCTAACTCGGTTGCTCTGTAGGTCGAATGAGGATTTCGTTGATCGAGACGTTTTGGGGTTGAGTAATTGCGTATATGATTGCGTCGGCGATGTTTTTCCCTTCCAGTGGGTCCTTAGGTATTCTTTCTTTTAACGAAGTTGCTGCATCTTGATCAGTAATGGTGTCAAATAATTCGGTAGCAACGGCTCCAGGGGAGATGATCGTTGTACGAATATTCGCTGTCGGAGAAAGCTCCATTCGTAGACCTTCAGTGATAGCGCGAACAGCAAATTTCGTTCCACTGTAAACGGCGCCAGCCATGCCGACACGGTGGCCAGCTACGGATGAGACGTTGATGATATGCCCTGAGTTTTGTTTTTCCATAATCGGGACAGCCGCAGCAATTCCATAAAGCACACCTTTTATATTTACGTCTATCATCCTATCCCATTCATCAACCTTCAATTTATTCAAAAAAGATAGTGGCATAAGTCCAGCATTATTAATCCACACGTCGATTTTTCCGTGCGTTTCGATCGTATAATTCGCAAGGGACTGGACGTCACTCCTTGATGATACGTCTGCACAAAAATACGTTGCTTTTCCATCATTAGCATTAATCCCTTTACAAATCTCTTTTAACCGTTCTTCTCTTCGTGCTGATAAAACAACGGTTCCACCTAGTTTCGTAATCTCTTCTGCGACCGACTGACCAATTCCACTACTCGCACCTGTAATCACAACGACTTTTTCTTTTAAATGGGTCAAAAATAACACACTCCTACTAATTTTTTAATAAAGATGTCCCAACAATTATTATATTATTAATGAAATAAATAGAAAATACTTTATTTTCAGAATTTTATTTATAAGGGAGTAGTGCCGATATAGAAAGAGTGGTTTTCGAGGATGAGACATAGCATAATTCTTCGCGTACAAAATTACAACATTTGTTTGTAAAATGATATTATTCGCAACTTACAATGAAGAACGTTTACAATGATTTTAGGGTAAAATTAAACAATAAAAACATCCTAATATTCGAAAATGAAAATGGAGAGGTGAAGGCAGGAAGTGAGTATTGAATCTTTTTTTTCCGATAATATTAAAGCTGCGTTAAAGAATGATCCACCAGGTGAGTGGATGACAGCTACTCCAGATGGGTGTATTCGACTTAATTCTGGCTATCCAGCACCTGATCTTGTACCCGTTCAGCAACTAAAATCAGCAGTTGTTAACTTAATTGAGAAGGAGCAGGATTTACCATTTCATTATCTTGGAAGTCCAAAGTTTGCTAAACTAAAGGAGCAAATTCAAGGAAGGTTGGCAGACCGTGGAATATGTATTTCGAAAGAAGAGCTTTTGATTACATCAGGTGCTTGTCAGGCAATCGATCTGGTTGCTCGCATCCTTATAGATAAAGAAACCTTCGTAGTGATAGAATCACCAACGTACATGGAGGCTTTAGAAGTTTTTCAAAACTATACGCAATATTTTATTAGTGTTCCAGTAGATGAGTATGGACTGAAAACGGATTGTTTAGCAGAAATGCTAGAGGAAAGGAAAAGGCAAGGGCAAACTCTTCCACGCCTACTCTATACAATCCCAACTCACCAAAATCCTACAGGGACAACCATGACACGAGACCGTCGACAGCATTTAGTAGAGTTGGCCATTAAATATAATTTTCTTATATTAGAAGATGATGCCTATGGGGAATTATCCTTTAATAAGAGTCCAATCCCACTAATGGCAATCGATCAGGAAGATCGAGTTATCCATGTTGGTTCATTATCAAAGGTCGTCGCACCAGGACTGCGAATTGGATGGGTAGCGGGGGCAAAGGAATTGATTACTGCTATCACTTGGCTTAAAAAAGACTTAGATCATCCTTTTGCACAAGCGACAATGGCTACATACCTAGAAAACATAAATTTTGAGGAACGGCTAAAAATTTTAAGAACTAAGTACCATACTAAGTGTACCGTGTTAATCTCCGCACTTGAACAATACTTTCCAGGATCAGTTTCCTGGTATGTGCCTGAAGGTGGATATTTTGCATGGGTCAGAATTCCAGGTGTCGATACATCGCAACTGTTGACACAAGCTCTCACTGAAGGTGTTTCATTTGTTCCCGGGAAACACTTTTTCTTAGATCAAAAAAATGGAACGGAGTTTCTTCGTCTGTCGTTCAGTTATGCGGATGAGAAAGAAATAGTCGAAGGAATTCAAAAACTAGGTAAAGTTGTAACTTCAAACTTTTAATTTGATTAGTTAATTTTAACGACTTAAATGAACACAGATTAAGTTCGCCATGTTCTGTGGCAATGTCTGTGTGGGACACAACTAACATTCAGTAAGTGATGAAGAAAACCCTTATTGAATGAAGTTTCACTTTATTAAGAGGCGCTAATATAAAAAAAGAAAAGAAATAAAAAGCTATCTCCATGAGGTAGCTTTTCTTATCGTGTGGAAGGTAATCGGTTAACGCATGATCGGCGAAGATCCTAGATTAAACAGAAAATTCAGTGAAGAATTCTTACAATATAAAAAAATGCCCCTAATAATTATGAGAGGAGCAACTTGGAATTCGTCCTGTTAATTCCAGGCTATAAGGGGAATTAAGGTGTTAATGGTAAATTGTCTTTTAACTTTTCACTGTCATCCTATAACTCTTGTTGTCCTAATTTTCCCCATTAAATATTTTTATTGATAACAAAAATCATTACGATTAATTATTGACGATCTTAATTACTTTATGTATATTAAACAAGTACAAATAATAATTATTACGGTTTACATTGATTTACCAATAATAAATTTATATTGTAATTTGGTTATTTTATAAGTTTTTTTTTGGATTTAAATCGTAATTATTCTATTTTATAGCGGGAGTTGATTATGGTATTTTCATAGATTAGTTTTTAAAATGGTAAGCTAATAAGTTAGAGCGATCAAAAAGGAGTGTTTTTAATTGTTAAAAAAATATGCCGTTTTCTTTTTTATTTTTGCTGTACTACTCGCTTTTGTAACGGGGTGTACTAATTCCGAAGAGAGTTCTAATTCTCAAGTAAGAGAAGAAGGCACCGATAATTCTGCAAAGACAGAGAAAAAATCCATAACGTTGCTTTATAGTTTTGCTTCAAAGACAATAGATCCTCATCAGGATTTTATGGGTGTACGTGCTGGTATTGCTGAGACGTTAGTAAAAATCGATCAGAACCTTGAAATTCAACCGTGGTTAGCAGAATCTTGGCAGCAAATCGATGAGAAAACATGGACATTTACTATTAGAGATGGAGTTACGTTCCATGACGGAACAATTGTTGATGGCGAAGCGGTAGAGGCTTCGTTTGAGCGTGTGTTAGAGGTTAACGATGCGATTGCAGCTAACTTAAAAATTGAGACGATGGAAGCAAGCGGTCAAGACATTACGTTTATGACAACAGAAGAGTACCCCTCTTTTCTGTCAGAGTTAGTCCATACAAATACTTCTGTTATAAAGATTGACGTAGAAAATATTAGTGAAAAACCAATTGCAACAGGCGCATTTCAAGTCGTTGATTTTACAGCTGAAGCAGAGATTAAAGTAGAAAAATACGATGATTACTGGGATGGACCTGCGAACTTAGATGAAGTGACAATCAAATTTAATTCAGATGGGAATGTTCGTGCTCTTGCCCTGCAATCAGGTGAAGCTGACATTGCGTACCATTTGCCTCCTGAGGCGTTAGCACCTATTGAAAGTAGTGATAACCTTCGTGTGGAGTCCGTTTCGAGCTTACGAGCGCACTTCATTCTTTATAATGCTAACAAACCTGCATTACAAGATGTGAGAGTTCGGAGAGCATTGGATTTACTCATTAATCGTCCTGTAGCGGTAAGTGAGATTATGAATGGACATGCAACATCGGCGAATGGTCCGTTTAACCGAGATTTTGCCTTTGCAAGCGATGAAGAGCCAAAACAGTATGATCCAGTACAAGCAGAGGTTTTACTGAAAGAAGCTGGCTATGAAAGAAATGCAGAGGGCATGTTTGAAAAAGGTGGTACGGTGCTCGAGTTAACGCTGGCAACGTATCAAGGTAGACCAGAGCTGCCACTAATGGCGCAGTACTTACAAGCAGAAGCATCAAGTCTAGGAATTAAAATCAATATCGTAACGGTTGAAAACATTGACAGTTATTTGTGGGAACAGCAGGATGAGTGGGATTTAGTAACGTATTCGGTCTTAACGGCGCCTCGTGGTGATGGTGGTTATTTCTTGAATGTTGCTTATTTACCAGAAGGATCTTTAAATCCTGGTCAAATTGATATTCCAGAACTAAATGAAATAACGAAACAGTTAAATGTGACAGCAGATTTGGAAAACCGAGTTGTATTACAAAAGAATGCAGTAGACATTATTCAGGAGGAGCTACCACAGTCGTTTATTTTACATCCTCATATTATTGTCGGTGTAAATGAGCGTGTGAAGAACTGGACTCCAGGTGCTGAAGAATACTACTTAATTACCAATCAAATGGATGTAGAGTAATAGAGGAGTGAAAGTGTCTATAGATGCTTTCACTTTTCTAGTCGAATACGTTTTTTAATAGTTTTGCAGAGACATTCGAGCCAATAATTGTTCGCGCAAGGCTTGAAGATGGTGGCAGCATGCCACCTTTTATCACGATGTTTGGCAGGTGAGTACCGTGCAGAGGGTTTTATCGATTATAGGTTCAAGATGTCTTCAATTAGTCATTATGGTTTTAGTTCTATCTTTTGTGACCTTTTTATTAATGAAGGTTACTCCTGGAGATCCAATCAGAGCGTTATTAAAGGTAGACGATGTCGTAGTTACGACAGCTGAAGAAGAGAGGTTAATGAAAGAATATGGCTTTGATCAACCAATTTTTGTGCAATATAAAGAGTGGATTTTGAATGTGGTTCAGTTGGACCTAGGTGAATCGATCATCGCTAAAAGACCAGTATTTGATATGATTATGAGCAGATTACCAGCTACGATCGCCTTATCTATAGGAGGCTTGGTTGCTCTTTTTCTTATTTCTGTTCCCATTGGTATATTAGGAGCTGTTTACGAAGGAAGATGGCCCGATTATCTAAGTCGGTGGATTGCATTAGTGGGAGCTTCAATACCAAGCTTTTGGCTTGGATTGCTATTAATCTATTTTTTCTCGTTAAAACTGAACATATTGCCCGTCATGGGCAAAGGGACGTTTGCTCATTATATCCTTCCTTCTATTACTCTCGGAGTGGCGATGGCACCGATGTACATTCGATTACTACGAGAACGACTCATTTCTACGCTACAGAGCTCCTACATTGAAGCCGCAAAAACAAGAGGATTGCGAAAAGAACGAATCTTATTTTTTCATGCTTTAAGAGGTAGCCTTATTCCGTTAGTAACGATGTTTGGATTAAGCATTGGTAGTTTACTCGGTGGAATAACGGTAATTGAAATTCTATTTTCTTGGCCAGGAATGGGTGAACTGATTGTTCAAGCGGTAATGCAGCGTGATTATCCAGTGATTCAAGGATACATCTTAATTGTTGGTTTTCTCGTTGTGATCACGAATTTAGTCGTTGATTTAACGTATCTCGTCATTAATCCTCAAATCAAGCAAGGAAAGGAGTTAGGGTAATGGAAGTAGCAATGATCAAAGCATCTCGACTTCTCCGTAATCCAAATATGATAATTGGTACACTCCTTGCTCTATTTCTTGGCGTTGTTACGTTACTTGGCAGCGCACTCGTTCCTCATGATCCTTTTCAAATTGATATGGGGAATAGGTTGCAAGGCTCATCATTGACTCATTGGTTAGGAACAGATCAATTAGGTCGCGATGTGTTTTCTAGAATTGTCTATGGAGCAAAGCTAACGATTGGGCTAGGGATGTTTGCTATTCTCATGGCAATTTGTATTGGCGTACCAATCGGACTCCTTTCAGGTTACATCGGTGGGAGGATCGATGCTTTTTTTATGAGAATCATTGATGGAATTTTAGCGTTTCCAGATTTTATTTTAGCGATTGCGATTGCTGGAATTTTAGGACCGAGTTTAACGAATATCATCATTGCGATTGTTTTAGTCCGATGGATTGTGTACGCCCGTGTTGTTCGGGGATTGGTGCTAGCGGAAAAAGAGAAAGAATATGTTTTAGTTTCTAAAGTCTCGCACTCTAGTTCTTTTAAAACGATTCGTATGCACTTACTTCCTCAAGTGATGCCAGATATTATTGTCATGGCTGCGATCGATGTAGGGAAAGTCATTTTGCTTATTTCAGCATTATCTTATATTGGTCTTGGAGCTCAACCGCCAATACCAGAATGGGGAGCGATGCTTAACGATGGACGTGGATATTTTCAAGTCGTACCTTCCTTGATGATTTACCCTGGGCTAGCGATCATGTTAACGGTTCTATGTTGTAACTTATTAGGAGATGGATTGAAAAGTTTTTTTGATATCCGAAAAGAGAGGGATTATTTATGAGTGATTCTCTATTAATTTTACAAGATTTGCAGATTGAAAGTAGAGCTGGAAATCATCAGTTATTAAATAATGTAAGTATCGAGGTAGCTAAGGGTGAGATTGTTGGTTTGATAGGTGAGAGCGGTAGTGGTAAAAGCTTAACAGCGAAAGCGATCATGGGGCTTCTCTCATCTGATATGCACAGAAGCGGTCGCATTTTTTATAAGAATAACGACTTGTTAAAGTTAACTTCAAAACAACATCGTAAACTTCTTGGCAAGGAAATCGGCATGATCTTTCAAGATTACCGCGGAAGCTTTACTCCATTCATTAAAATTGGCAAGCAGATGGTTGAAACGATTTGTACTCATCAAGCTATTCATAAAAAAGAAGCAAAGAGCATCGCTTTTCGTGTACTTGAGGAAATGGGTTTGGAACCAGACAGAGTCTTTCGGAGTTATCCGTTTCAATTAAGTGGTGGACAGGTTCAACGTGCTGCTATTGCAATGGCGATCGCATTAAAACCTGGCTTACTTGTTTGTGATGAGATCACAACGGCTTTAGACGTGATGAATGGCGAGAAGGTGTTAAATTATATTGACTATATTCGCAACGAGACGGGTTGTGCAGTCTTAATGATTACACATGATTTAGCCCAAGCCTACAAACGAACCGATCGAATGTATGTGATGCAACAAGGTGAAATTGTCGAAGAAGGCTTGCCTGAACAGATTCGCTGTCACCACACGCATCCCTATACGAAAAAGCTATGTTCATGTCTGCTATCACTTCCTAGTGAGGATCAACTCGTGCGAAATGATAAGGTGAGTGCTCTATGAGTTTATTAATCGTAGATCGTCTCTCCAAAAAATATTCGAAAAACATCAGTGCCTTGGATAACATTTCATTTCGCATCGGTGCAGGGGAATGCCTCGGAATTGTAGGGGAAAGTGGTAGTGGAAAAAGTACACTTGCACGAATTATTTTAGGGTTAGAAACGTATAAAGAAGGTCGTGTTGTTTTTAAAGATGAACCAATCGCTCCGAAAAAAAGGTCGCTCCTACGACAATATCGCAAAAGTGTTCAAATGATTTTTCAAGATTCGACGAGCACGTTAAACCCAAAGTTGCCCATTTGGAAAAGCATACTAGAGCCTTTAGACAATTTCAAAGAATTTTCCCCTTCTTTTATATCTGTAGAAGGACTTTCAAGAAAAGAAATCGCTCAAGCGCTGTTAGAAATGGTCGGGTTAGACAAAGAATTGG
This window encodes:
- a CDS encoding cell wall hydrolase, which produces MKKLIFVLTLLAALSFAAPAFGYSVEKGDTMTKIAQEHGLTLKELANANPQIKNLDLIIVGQHINIKETTRISSEPKKEKNDSNKSSQIEINFSEEELDLLARIVRAEAQTEPFEGKVAVADVVLNRVESPQFPDTIKEVIYEPRQFQPVANGQVNKPADEESIEAVEAALTDMRNISEDSLFFYNPDIATSRWLDTRETTVVIGQHVFKE
- a CDS encoding SDR family oxidoreductase, which codes for MTHLKEKVVVITGASSGIGQSVAEEITKLGGTVVLSARREERLKEICKGINANDGKATYFCADVSSRSDVQSLANYTIETHGKIDVWINNAGLMPLSFLNKLKVDEWDRMIDVNIKGVLYGIAAAVPIMEKQNSGHIINVSSVAGHRVGMAGAVYSGTKFAVRAITEGLRMELSPTANIRTTIISPGAVATELFDTITDQDAATSLKERIPKDPLEGKNIADAIIYAITQPQNVSINEILIRPTEQPS
- a CDS encoding PLP-dependent aminotransferase family protein encodes the protein MSIESFFSDNIKAALKNDPPGEWMTATPDGCIRLNSGYPAPDLVPVQQLKSAVVNLIEKEQDLPFHYLGSPKFAKLKEQIQGRLADRGICISKEELLITSGACQAIDLVARILIDKETFVVIESPTYMEALEVFQNYTQYFISVPVDEYGLKTDCLAEMLEERKRQGQTLPRLLYTIPTHQNPTGTTMTRDRRQHLVELAIKYNFLILEDDAYGELSFNKSPIPLMAIDQEDRVIHVGSLSKVVAPGLRIGWVAGAKELITAITWLKKDLDHPFAQATMATYLENINFEERLKILRTKYHTKCTVLISALEQYFPGSVSWYVPEGGYFAWVRIPGVDTSQLLTQALTEGVSFVPGKHFFLDQKNGTEFLRLSFSYADEKEIVEGIQKLGKVVTSNF
- the nikA gene encoding nickel ABC transporter substrate-binding protein, yielding MLKKYAVFFFIFAVLLAFVTGCTNSEESSNSQVREEGTDNSAKTEKKSITLLYSFASKTIDPHQDFMGVRAGIAETLVKIDQNLEIQPWLAESWQQIDEKTWTFTIRDGVTFHDGTIVDGEAVEASFERVLEVNDAIAANLKIETMEASGQDITFMTTEEYPSFLSELVHTNTSVIKIDVENISEKPIATGAFQVVDFTAEAEIKVEKYDDYWDGPANLDEVTIKFNSDGNVRALALQSGEADIAYHLPPEALAPIESSDNLRVESVSSLRAHFILYNANKPALQDVRVRRALDLLINRPVAVSEIMNGHATSANGPFNRDFAFASDEEPKQYDPVQAEVLLKEAGYERNAEGMFEKGGTVLELTLATYQGRPELPLMAQYLQAEASSLGIKINIVTVENIDSYLWEQQDEWDLVTYSVLTAPRGDGGYFLNVAYLPEGSLNPGQIDIPELNEITKQLNVTADLENRVVLQKNAVDIIQEELPQSFILHPHIIVGVNERVKNWTPGAEEYYLITNQMDVE
- the nikB gene encoding nickel ABC transporter permease, which translates into the protein MQRVLSIIGSRCLQLVIMVLVLSFVTFLLMKVTPGDPIRALLKVDDVVVTTAEEERLMKEYGFDQPIFVQYKEWILNVVQLDLGESIIAKRPVFDMIMSRLPATIALSIGGLVALFLISVPIGILGAVYEGRWPDYLSRWIALVGASIPSFWLGLLLIYFFSLKLNILPVMGKGTFAHYILPSITLGVAMAPMYIRLLRERLISTLQSSYIEAAKTRGLRKERILFFHALRGSLIPLVTMFGLSIGSLLGGITVIEILFSWPGMGELIVQAVMQRDYPVIQGYILIVGFLVVITNLVVDLTYLVINPQIKQGKELG
- the nikC gene encoding nickel transporter permease, with amino-acid sequence MEVAMIKASRLLRNPNMIIGTLLALFLGVVTLLGSALVPHDPFQIDMGNRLQGSSLTHWLGTDQLGRDVFSRIVYGAKLTIGLGMFAILMAICIGVPIGLLSGYIGGRIDAFFMRIIDGILAFPDFILAIAIAGILGPSLTNIIIAIVLVRWIVYARVVRGLVLAEKEKEYVLVSKVSHSSSFKTIRMHLLPQVMPDIIVMAAIDVGKVILLISALSYIGLGAQPPIPEWGAMLNDGRGYFQVVPSLMIYPGLAIMLTVLCCNLLGDGLKSFFDIRKERDYL
- a CDS encoding ABC transporter ATP-binding protein, which translates into the protein MSDSLLILQDLQIESRAGNHQLLNNVSIEVAKGEIVGLIGESGSGKSLTAKAIMGLLSSDMHRSGRIFYKNNDLLKLTSKQHRKLLGKEIGMIFQDYRGSFTPFIKIGKQMVETICTHQAIHKKEAKSIAFRVLEEMGLEPDRVFRSYPFQLSGGQVQRAAIAMAIALKPGLLVCDEITTALDVMNGEKVLNYIDYIRNETGCAVLMITHDLAQAYKRTDRMYVMQQGEIVEEGLPEQIRCHHTHPYTKKLCSCLLSLPSEDQLVRNDKVSAL
- a CDS encoding ABC transporter ATP-binding protein — translated: MSLLIVDRLSKKYSKNISALDNISFRIGAGECLGIVGESGSGKSTLARIILGLETYKEGRVVFKDEPIAPKKRSLLRQYRKSVQMIFQDSTSTLNPKLPIWKSILEPLDNFKEFSPSFISVEGLSRKEIAQALLEMVGLDKELADRYPFQLSGGQKQRVGIARAISIEPELLVCDEPTASLDVTVQIQILRLLKDLQKKTNMTILFISHDIRAVTFLCEKVIVLKNGSLVDQFELDELYHNDRHLYTKALIQAASID